Proteins from a single region of Hordeum vulgare subsp. vulgare chromosome 6H, MorexV3_pseudomolecules_assembly, whole genome shotgun sequence:
- the LOC123401882 gene encoding B3 domain-containing protein Os02g0598200-like isoform X2, whose protein sequence is MSRDALARQNRPRSRDDEEEGETCKMQSKEEEEVETCKMQSKEEEEEVEVEMFDKRFQIRKASTGSLGKGKRIEEPIELSDSDDHDEDYKMEKAAKYKEKKRIHNHSGDHKKKKKKHVSSHGREKTRSGDSDKDKRRDKLLSLNKNKDHLPLKEKSWERPSSQGGEKKMHRCDHHNDNRSSKMWRSVYDKYKGMQKKEMNKDTKLRPVHNGDSREEKKNTTLVISKEAKMPMLDNSNWGNKRKMTTMVPHKAKKLRTSDKDEKAGSYDRKKTIRGNTGQRVQSGLKEDKKVKFAFSKVIQNKHFMEFLLIPPDVAEAPKMVGLTNRHVCLEDSEGKSSIVRLSEVDGSLAFCQGWDNFVSDHSIKWAEMLVFEYTGCSKFSVRVFGVNSWERVSFSLERRGEEKKQKESDHAPNDLVPFHTVGSSRDIDDHHYSSGEYIGSKRPKAKSGGYTDNAVVSPGNLVAKSMNAVPGARRMSANSTQDPSGVVGGIVRGSSMAPENKDGYSANGKHTANTIFSSYSRGTTRTPETTAIPDEAPLAQENEDMVALDNKELNLPIGGCKTKCDTSVTCNNEKTTRFGIVPVTADEAPLSQENGDAVELTAFPRHIEDAVMMKGSTSAQCAEIHGSIEDLRRKQEGNTVQLECTAAVDKCTKNNKMDTNRNTCSKYEYPGASQCLEKWKEASVSGREALDGTGLIRREKGLKTEEKSVGAIGVNPVERGYDSTHSCVPSQISKSGLTRTKNEHSVNGKDNTVKPETKMEQMGPMESIGCRQERTNIPASANRAVERQTEHHFFRQGDTKSSNPVPLVLPVKVEVSELDDHPVLKANLQFVVPSSAQTRLELPDPLSSAVGRKRRLDRNIVMLKDPMKRLWPVFYHETSLFVGFTGGWKSFVAANKLQTGDLCVLLKDLDEDELVYDVQITRK, encoded by the exons atgagtcgTGATGCCCTGGCACGCCAGAACCGGCCGAGGAGCcgtgacgacgaggaggagggtgAGACGTGCAAAATGcagagcaaggaggaggaggaggttgagACGTGCAAAATGcagagcaaggaggaggaggaggaagttgAGGTGGAGATGTTTGACAAGAGGTTTCAGATCAGGAAGGCATCCACTGGAAGCCTGGGGAAGGGGAAGAGAATAGAAGAGCCCATCGAACTGAGCGACAGCGACGACCACGATGAGGATTACAAGATGGAGAAGGCGGCCAAgtacaaggagaagaagaggatacACAATCACAGTGGTGaccataagaagaagaagaagaaacatgtgAGCAGTCATGGTCGTGAGAAGACGCGGAGTGGTGACAGTGACAAGGATAAGAGGAGGGACAAGCTGCTCTCGCTCAACAAGAACAAGGACCATCTCCCTTTAAAGGAGAAGAGCTGGGAAAGGCCGAGCAGCCAGGGCGGTGAGAAGAAGATGCATCGCTGTGATCACCACAATGATAACAGAAGCAGTAAGATGTGGAGGTCTGTTTATGACAAGTACAAGGGGATGCAAAAGAAGGAAATGAACAAAGATACGAAACTGCGCCCAGTGCATAACGGTGACagcagggaggagaagaagaacacaacGCTCGTTATCTCCAAGGAGGCCAAAATGCCTATGCTGGACAACAGCAACTGGGGAAACAAGAGGAAGATGACGACCATGGTGCCCCATAAGGCGAAGAAGCTGCGGACCAGTGACAAGGATGAGAAGGCGGGTAGTTATGACAGGAAGAAGACAATTCGGGGCAACACTGGGCAGAGGGTGCAAAGTGGTCTCAAAGAGGATAAAAAAGTGAAATTTGCATTCTCCAAGGTTATTCAAAACAAACATTTCATGGAATTCCTG TTGATACCACCAGATGTGGCAGAGGCACCCAAAATGGTGGGCTTGACTAATCGTCATGTATGTCTTGAAGACTCGGAGGGGAAGTCTTCAATCGTCAGGTTATCAGAGGTAGATGGTTCCCTAGCTTTTTGCCAGGGGTGGGACAATTTTGTTTCAGACCATTCGATTAAGTGGGCTGAAATGCTCGTGTTTGAGTACACTGGCTGTTCAAAGTTTTCTGTGCGGGTCTTCGGTGTGAATTCTTGGGAAAGAGTATCTTTCAGTCTTGAAAGGCGAGGTGAAGAGAAGAAACAGAAAGAGAGTGATCATGCACCTAACGATTTGGTCCCATTCCATACGGTTGGGAGCTCTAGAGAtatagatgatcatcactataGTTCTGGTGAATATATTGGGAGCAAAAGGCCGAAAGCAAAGTCCGGTGGATATACGGATAATGCTGTGGTTTCTCCCGGTAATTTAGTTGCTAAATCTATGAATGCAGTTCCAGGGGCACGTCGTATGTCTGCCAATTCAACACAAGATCCTAGCGGAGTAGTAGGAGGGATCGTACGTGGATCCTCAATGGCACCAGAGAATAAGGATGGCTATTCGGCGAATGGGAAGCACACAGCAAACACTATTTTCTCATCATATAGCAGAGGGACGACAAGGACCCCTGAAACAACTGCAATCCCTGACGAAGCTCCTTTAGCGCAAGAAAATGAGGACATGGTGGCTCTTGATAACAAGGAATTAAATCTGCCCATTGGAGGGTGCAAAACGAAGTGTGATACTTCAGTAACGTGCAACAATGAAAAAACAACTAGGTTTGGAATAGTCCCAGTTACTGCTGATGAAGCTCCTTTGTCACAAGAAAATGGTGATGCAGTGGAGCTAACAGCATTTCCTCGTCACATAGAAGATGCAGTCATGATGAAAGGATCTACTTCAGCACAATGTGCAGAAATACACGGTTCAATCGAAGATTTAAGGAGGAAACAAGAAGGAAATACAGTTCAATTAGAATGTACTGCGGCTGTGGACAAATGTACTAAAAATAACAAGATGGACACCAATAGAAATACTTGCAGCAAATATGAATATCCAGGGGCTTCCCAGTGCTTGGAGAAATGGAAGGAGGCTAGTGTGAGTGGCCGAGAGGCTCTTGATGGCACTGGACTGATTAGACGAGAAAAAGGACTGAAAACTGAGGAGAAATCGGTTGGTGCAATTGGAGTAAACCCTGTTGAACGAGGGTATGACAGTACTCACTCCTGTGTGCCTAGTCAGATATCTAAGTCTGGACTTACAAGGACAAAGAATGAACATTCTGTCAATGGAAAAG ACAATACTGTTAAACCTGAAACAAAAATGGAGCAAATGGGACCCATGGAAAGCATTGGATGCAGACAGGAAAGGACCAATATTCCTGCAAGTGCCAACCGTGCAGTTGAACGTCAGACAG AACATCATTTCTTCCGACAGGGAGACACGAAGTCTAGCAATCCTGTGCCCCTGGTGCTGCCTGTCAAGGTTGAAGTTTCGGAATTAGATGATCATCCCGTCTTGAAGGCCAATTTACAGTTTGTCGTCCCTTCTTCCGCTCAGACAAGGCTT